Proteins found in one Hirundo rustica isolate bHirRus1 chromosome Z, bHirRus1.pri.v3, whole genome shotgun sequence genomic segment:
- the TNFAIP8 gene encoding tumor necrosis factor alpha-induced protein 8 isoform X1, with protein MSSEADEPKEVATDVFNSKSLAIQAQKKILGKMVSKSIATTLIDDTSSDVLDELYRVTKEYTQNKKEAEKIIKNLIKIVLKLAILYRNNQFNKDEIALMEKFKKKVHQLAKTVVSFHQVDYTFDRNFLSKLLNECRELLHEVIQRHLTAKSHGRVNNVFDHFSDCEFLAALYNPFGPYKIHLQKLCDGVNKMLDEGNI; from the coding sequence TGGCCACAGATGTCTTCAACTCCAAAAGTCTGGCCATTCAGGCCCAGAAGAAGATCCTTGGAAAAATGGTATCCAAATCAATAGCAACTACCTTGATTGATGATACAAGCAGCGATGTTTTAGATGAGCTTTACAGAGTAACAAAGGAatatacacaaaataaaaaagaagcagagaagatCATAAAAAACCTCATTAAAATAGTCCTCAAATTGGCAATTCTCTACAGAAACAACCAGTTTAATAAGGATGAAATAGCACTGATGGAGAAATTCAAGAAGAAAGTTCATCAGCTGGCTAAGACTGTGGTCAGTTTCCATCAGGTGGATTATACCTTTGACAGGAACTTTTTGTCCAAATTGTTAAATGAATGTAGAGAGCTGCTTCATGAAGTCATTCAGCGTCACCTAACTGCGAAGTCACACGGACGTGTCAACAACGTGTTTGATCACTTCTCTGATTGTGAATTTTTGGCTGCCTTGTACAATCCCTTTGGACCTTATAAAATCCATTTGCAGAAACTTTGTGATGGTGTCAACAAAATGCTAGATGAGGGGAACATATAA
- the TNFAIP8 gene encoding tumor necrosis factor alpha-induced protein 8 isoform X3 encodes MATDVFNSKSLAIQAQKKILGKMVSKSIATTLIDDTSSDVLDELYRVTKEYTQNKKEAEKIIKNLIKIVLKLAILYRNNQFNKDEIALMEKFKKKVHQLAKTVVSFHQVDYTFDRNFLSKLLNECRELLHEVIQRHLTAKSHGRVNNVFDHFSDCEFLAALYNPFGPYKIHLQKLCDGVNKMLDEGNI; translated from the coding sequence TGGCCACAGATGTCTTCAACTCCAAAAGTCTGGCCATTCAGGCCCAGAAGAAGATCCTTGGAAAAATGGTATCCAAATCAATAGCAACTACCTTGATTGATGATACAAGCAGCGATGTTTTAGATGAGCTTTACAGAGTAACAAAGGAatatacacaaaataaaaaagaagcagagaagatCATAAAAAACCTCATTAAAATAGTCCTCAAATTGGCAATTCTCTACAGAAACAACCAGTTTAATAAGGATGAAATAGCACTGATGGAGAAATTCAAGAAGAAAGTTCATCAGCTGGCTAAGACTGTGGTCAGTTTCCATCAGGTGGATTATACCTTTGACAGGAACTTTTTGTCCAAATTGTTAAATGAATGTAGAGAGCTGCTTCATGAAGTCATTCAGCGTCACCTAACTGCGAAGTCACACGGACGTGTCAACAACGTGTTTGATCACTTCTCTGATTGTGAATTTTTGGCTGCCTTGTACAATCCCTTTGGACCTTATAAAATCCATTTGCAGAAACTTTGTGATGGTGTCAACAAAATGCTAGATGAGGGGAACATATAA
- the TNFAIP8 gene encoding tumor necrosis factor alpha-induced protein 8 isoform X2 has translation MSEWCVHVATDVFNSKSLAIQAQKKILGKMVSKSIATTLIDDTSSDVLDELYRVTKEYTQNKKEAEKIIKNLIKIVLKLAILYRNNQFNKDEIALMEKFKKKVHQLAKTVVSFHQVDYTFDRNFLSKLLNECRELLHEVIQRHLTAKSHGRVNNVFDHFSDCEFLAALYNPFGPYKIHLQKLCDGVNKMLDEGNI, from the coding sequence TGGCCACAGATGTCTTCAACTCCAAAAGTCTGGCCATTCAGGCCCAGAAGAAGATCCTTGGAAAAATGGTATCCAAATCAATAGCAACTACCTTGATTGATGATACAAGCAGCGATGTTTTAGATGAGCTTTACAGAGTAACAAAGGAatatacacaaaataaaaaagaagcagagaagatCATAAAAAACCTCATTAAAATAGTCCTCAAATTGGCAATTCTCTACAGAAACAACCAGTTTAATAAGGATGAAATAGCACTGATGGAGAAATTCAAGAAGAAAGTTCATCAGCTGGCTAAGACTGTGGTCAGTTTCCATCAGGTGGATTATACCTTTGACAGGAACTTTTTGTCCAAATTGTTAAATGAATGTAGAGAGCTGCTTCATGAAGTCATTCAGCGTCACCTAACTGCGAAGTCACACGGACGTGTCAACAACGTGTTTGATCACTTCTCTGATTGTGAATTTTTGGCTGCCTTGTACAATCCCTTTGGACCTTATAAAATCCATTTGCAGAAACTTTGTGATGGTGTCAACAAAATGCTAGATGAGGGGAACATATAA
- the TNFAIP8 gene encoding tumor necrosis factor alpha-induced protein 8 isoform X5 — protein sequence MVSKSIATTLIDDTSSDVLDELYRVTKEYTQNKKEAEKIIKNLIKIVLKLAILYRNNQFNKDEIALMEKFKKKVHQLAKTVVSFHQVDYTFDRNFLSKLLNECRELLHEVIQRHLTAKSHGRVNNVFDHFSDCEFLAALYNPFGPYKIHLQKLCDGVNKMLDEGNI from the coding sequence ATGGTATCCAAATCAATAGCAACTACCTTGATTGATGATACAAGCAGCGATGTTTTAGATGAGCTTTACAGAGTAACAAAGGAatatacacaaaataaaaaagaagcagagaagatCATAAAAAACCTCATTAAAATAGTCCTCAAATTGGCAATTCTCTACAGAAACAACCAGTTTAATAAGGATGAAATAGCACTGATGGAGAAATTCAAGAAGAAAGTTCATCAGCTGGCTAAGACTGTGGTCAGTTTCCATCAGGTGGATTATACCTTTGACAGGAACTTTTTGTCCAAATTGTTAAATGAATGTAGAGAGCTGCTTCATGAAGTCATTCAGCGTCACCTAACTGCGAAGTCACACGGACGTGTCAACAACGTGTTTGATCACTTCTCTGATTGTGAATTTTTGGCTGCCTTGTACAATCCCTTTGGACCTTATAAAATCCATTTGCAGAAACTTTGTGATGGTGTCAACAAAATGCTAGATGAGGGGAACATATAA